GCGCGGAGGGCGCGCCTCCCCAAGGGCGGGCGTTTGCGCGTTTCTGGACTTGCCGCACCGCACAATCTACAGTAGCCATCGCGCATCCCATGCTGGCCGTCATCGGTAACGTGCTCGCCGGAATCGTGGCCGTGAGTCTGTTCACGGCCACGTTGCGGCTGTCGAAGTAACGGCGACCGGGCGCGCGAGCCGGCGGCGTCCCGGCCGGCCGCCAGCGGCTCGTCACGGCCAGCCCATCGCCCGACCACATCGGGTAGACTGCCGCCTCCGGAGTTCGCCCGTGGCCCGCCCGCGCACACCGTCACAAGCCCTGCACACCGTCCTCACGGTCGACAATCTGACCCTGGCGGACATCGAGGCGGTGCGCCTGCTGCTCCGCGGCGGCTCGGTCATCGACTGGCATCGCCTCGACTTCGAGGACCACGCGAGCGTCGACCGCTTCCTGCGGGTCAACGAGTTCGACCCGGACTCGGCTGCAGACATCGATCGGATCGAGGCGATCCGCGCCGAGGCGGTCGAGTACCTCGCGCGCAACTACTCGTTCCACATCCCCGACGACGTGGCGACCGGCGTACCCGCGCGCGACCTGTTCCTCATGGCCTCGCGCAAGGGGAAACGCCGGACGTGGGCGTGCGTGGTGTTGAAGGTGATGCACATCATCCACCACCTGCGCGGGCGCGCCACCGCGATCCACTTGCCGATCACCGACGAGCGCCTGTTTCAGGCCGTCGAACTGAAGGTCATGCACATCGTCGACGAGCTGCGCGCCACCGGCTACCCGATCTACGAGTTCCAGTGGAGCCGCAAGCCAGTCGATTCGCTGATCACCAAGCTGCTCGCCAAGCGAACGACCCTGGCTGCGAACATCTACGACAAACTCCGGTTTCGCCTGATCGTCCGCGAACGCGACGACCTGCTGCCGATGCTGGCGGTACTCACGCGCCGGTTGATCCCGTTCAACTACGTGATCCCGGGCGAGTCGGTCAACCACCTGGTGCCGCTGCGCGAGATCATCGAGACGACCCCGGCACTGCGCGCGTTCGCGGATGAACTGCAACCGGAGACGTCGCTCGAACGGCGCCAGGACGAGCGAGCCGCGGGGCCGGTCAACGAGTTTTCCGGCAAGGACTACAAGATCGTCAACTTCGTGGCCGACCTGCCCGTCCGCCTCAGTGCGGTGCTGGACGACGAGGCGGCCCGCGCGCGCGCCGACAGCCACGTGTTGTTCGCGCTCACCGAGTTCCAGCTGTGCGACCGCGCGACGGCGGAGAACAACGAAGTCGGTGAAAACAGCCACGACGTGTACAAGCAGCGCCAACTCGAACGCGTGCGCAAACGCCTGATGCGCGGCGCGCGCGTCCGCGCGCCCACCGGCGCCGGCGACGCATGACCGCGGCGCCGGTGCGCGGCGGGCGGGCGCGGGCGGCGTGGTGCGCCGCTACCGGCGGTCCTGGACCGGCAAGGTCTCGCGCAACTTGAAGGTCTCGCCGGGACTCACCACGATCGGGTAGTGAAACCGCTGCGTGCCCACGACAAACGTGACTCGGTGCTTGCCGGGTTTGAGCGCGATCTTCGCGCGCGGGGCGATCGGCGTCATCTTGCCGGTATCGCGGCCGTCGATGAACACGCGCGCCCACGGCGTCGTCCACGCTACCAGATAGCCGACGTCCGCCGCCTGAGGTGCGCGGTCTGACGCGGGCGCGTCGCCGCGCGGCGCCGGATCCGAACCGCGCTCGTCGCGCCCGCGCCGCGCGGGTTGGTCGACAGCGCCGCGGGCCGCGGCGGCGCCGGCGGACCGGTCGGCGCGCTCGCGTGCACGCGATGTACGAGCAACCGTCTTGGCGACGAACGCGCGGAAGCTGGACGACTCGCGCACCGCCCGGGTCGCCCCGTCGTCTCCGTCCCGGCGTCCCGATGACGTCGGCTGTGGCGCCGGTTCGGGCCGTACCACTCGCGTCGTCCGCTGGCCGGGCGCCAGCCGCACCGAGAACGACTGGATGCCGGCATCGCCGCGCACGATGCGCACCTCGTGGTCGACGCCGGGCG
This Deltaproteobacteria bacterium DNA region includes the following protein-coding sequences:
- a CDS encoding TIGR04552 family protein is translated as MARPHRVDCRLRSSPVARPRTPSQALHTVLTVDNLTLADIEAVRLLLRGGSVIDWHRLDFEDHASVDRFLRVNEFDPDSAADIDRIEAIRAEAVEYLARNYSFHIPDDVATGVPARDLFLMASRKGKRRTWACVVLKVMHIIHHLRGRATAIHLPITDERLFQAVELKVMHIVDELRATGYPIYEFQWSRKPVDSLITKLLAKRTTLAANIYDKLRFRLIVRERDDLLPMLAVLTRRLIPFNYVIPGESVNHLVPLREIIETTPALRAFADELQPETSLERRQDERAAGPVNEFSGKDYKIVNFVADLPVRLSAVLDDEAARARADSHVLFALTEFQLCDRATAENNEVGENSHDVYKQRQLERVRKRLMRGARVRAPTGAGDA